In the genome of Triticum urartu cultivar G1812 chromosome 5, Tu2.1, whole genome shotgun sequence, one region contains:
- the LOC125507268 gene encoding uncharacterized protein LOC125507268, with translation MNSSQRKRYCDRDRYLQMTPYQREAYLQRNREYKRMRRECSASCSNTQPAPQQKNTRANKNICMTGKEVVASSNYEKHDSVFTQLGSSSKGKQVADVGGSGTSRPKAGTRFTISPSGIYLSSISSEDQAAKYELKNVRQRKRHRCVNMHSELSHDQEETHVQEICGHNKRQRPEKESCSTARDRGRETNNLHEDLIYVPQDSFPAIHEYLANTEDSIEYDDVNDESLMYNRPCLDFESYQEPKHVTKCIQADPYDHIYHKLPRGYHFLERVPNCRHCNAKRFQYETPTFCCMNGKVKIVTPVVPDELRQLYTSQDPNAKYFQDHIRYFNSHFSFTSLGVILDQRFCNRRSGVYTFRAQGQIYHRIDQLVPKEDGPKHLQLYFYDTDADLQQRFLHSPNLDQTLIRKLVNILSNQRVYNAPTTSQVAAIWVEGNNPRSYFDRSIMVYGKSDKPQYIKAYHGCYDPLSYPLFFPNGEVGWNLNLPKVAPHGKRKRNDQADALSEEGVEKSSGSCVSPREYYCYKLQIRDGEFNVLLFGKRLTQQYIVDMYIKIESISVVAGETRACMTGKRIVLPPKFIGGPRDMRRRYLDAMALVQRFGKPDLFITMTCNPQWEEITRELEPGQSPQDRPDLVARVFKAKLEDLKDLLFKRKLFGEVVAHVHVIEFQKRGLPHAHFLIILKSTCKITNPDQYDEIISAEIPDKDKYPVLHALVIKHMMHGPCGVLNSKNTCMENGSCRYHYPRTFSETTLQGKDSYPIYRRRDDGCRVRIRGAVLDNRWVVPYSPSLLMRYNCHINVEVCSSIKAVKYLFKYIYKGHDRASFVIESRGDNVFIDEIREYRDARFISPPEAIWRIYSFNLSEMSPPVLQLQVHLPNMHLVHYEDSDNLDSVLRRESSSKTMLSEYFRMNSVDIFARNFLYKEFPEYFVWDSSCKNWRRRKQKRIQIGRLVSAHPAEGERYYLRILLNHVRGAKSFEDLRTVDGVIFSTFREAAQRRGLIEDDRSISDCLSEAAAFQMPSALRRLFATISVFYEVTNVLELWDKHFEAMGDDFRRENVNPEVIDQMVLKDLRSLLYSMGKDIKNFDLPCLLDDNDLESLDWRELYDEMFIEVEQEHLDLYNKLNNEQRLAFDEIMTHVLHQKSMVFFIDGPGGTGKTYLYKALLAKVRSMGRIAIATATSGIAASIMPGGRTAHSRFKIPINIQDDNMCNFSKQSGTAELLTRSSLIIWDEVAMTKRQAVKALDRSLRDITGCGSPFGGKVVVFGGDFRQVLLVVRHGTRAQITDATLKKSYLWQDIKHIKLWRNMRALFDPWFSDFLLRIGNGTEESIGQEYVRLPEEIVIGYTDLKASVSKLIDDIFPLMDKNGNSPSYISARAILSTKNEYVDELNDMLIDRFPGEEKVYYSFDSVVDDPHNHYQPEFLNSLTPNGLPPHILRLKINCPVILIRNLDPSNGLCNGTRLIIKAFQENAIDAEIIGGQYAGKRVFLPQIPLYPSEDDVLPFKFKRKQFTIRLSFAMTINKAQGQTIPNVGIYLPEPVLSHGQLYVALSRGISRQTTRVLAKPNKDIDPSGKSTKNIVYRDVLV, from the exons ATGAATTCTTCCCAGCGTAAGCGTTACTGTGACCGGGATAGATACTTGCAAATGACTCCATATCAGAGGGAAGCCTATTTGCAAAGGAATCGTGAGTACAAAAGAATGAGGCGTGAGTGCAGCGCAAGTTGTAGCAATACACAACCAGCACCCCAGCAGAAAAATACAAGAGCTAATAAGAACATATGCATGACAG GAAAGGAAGTCGTGGCCAGTTCAAACTATGAGAAGCATGATTCGGTATTTACTCAACTGGGGTCTTCATCAAAAGGAAAACAAG TGGCGGATGTTGGTGGTTCTGGCACAAGTCGTCCAAAAGCTGGAACTCGATTCACCATCAGTCCATCTGGCATATATTTATCATCAATATCCTCGGAAGATCAAGCTGCAAAATATGAATTGAAAAATGTACGTCAGCGTAAGCGACATCGTTGCGTCAACATGCACTCAGAACTGTCACATGATCAAGAAGAAACACACGTACAAGAGATTTGTGGCCATAATAAAAGACAGAGGCCAGAAAAAGAAAGTTGTAGTACTGCACGGGATCGTGGCAGAGAGACCAACAACTTGCATGAAGACCTCATTTATGTGCCCCAGGATTCTTTTCCTGCCATTCATG AATATCTGGCAAATACTGAAGACTCTATTGAGTACGATGATGTGAATGATGAGAGTCTAATGTATAATAGACCAT GTCTTGACTTTGAATCATATCAAGAGCCAAAGCATGTCACAAAATGCATACAAGCAGATCCATATGATCATATATATCATAAATTGCCCCGTGGCTATCATTTTCTAGAGCGAGTGCCCAACTGTAGACATTGCAATGCGAAAAGGTTCCAATATGAGACGCCAACATTTTGTTGCATGAATGGAAAAGTAAAGATAGTAACCCCAGTGGTTCCTGATGAATTGCGTCAGTTGTACACGAGCCAGGATCCAAATGCAAAATACTTCCAAGATCATATACGGTACTTCAATTCTCATTTCTCTTTTACCTCTCTTGGTGTGATCTTGGACCAAAGATTCTGCAATAGGAGGTCTGGAGTATACACCTTTCGCGCACAGGGCCAAATTTATCACCGTATTGACCAGTTGGTTCCAAAAGAAGATGGCCCCAAGCATTTACAGTTATACTTCTATGACACGGATGCAGATTTGCAACAAAGATTTCTTCACTCGCCAAACCTTGACCAAACTCTGATCCGGAAGTTGGTGAATATACTTTCAA ATCAAAGAGTATATAATGCTCCGACAACATCACAAGTAGCAGCAATTTGGGTCGAGGGAAATAATCCTCGAAGTTATTTTGACAGGAGTATCATGGTTTACGGTAAATCGGACAAACCACAATACATAAAAGCATACCATGGTTGCTATGATCCATTGTCATATCCACTTTTTTTCCCGAATGGGGAAGTTGGATGGAACCTGAATTTACCAAAAGTTGCTCCCCATGGTAAGAGGAAGAGAAATGATCAAGCAGATGCTCTCAGCGAAGAAG GAGTGGAAAAGAGCTCTGGTTCTTGTGTATCACCAAGGGAATATTATTGTTATAAGTTACAAATCCGAGATGGCGAGTTCAACGTCTTACTATTTGGAAAGAGATTAACTCAACAGTATATTGTTGATATGTACATCAAGATTGAATCAATAAG TGTTGTAGCCGGTGAGACACGTGCATGCATGACTGGAAAGCGTATTGTGCTCCCCCCAAAATTTATTGGAGGACCAAGAGACATGCGCCGAAGGTATCTAGATGCAATGGCATTGGTCCAACGGTTTGGAAAGCCAGACTTATTCATTACAATGACTTGCAACCCGCAATGGGAAGAGATAACTAGAGAGCTGGAACCAGGTCAATCGCCACAAGATCGTCCAGATTTGGTAGCACGGGTCTTCAAGGCAAAGTTGGAGGATCTTAAAGATCTTTTATTCAAGAGGAAATTATTTGGTGAAGTTGTTGCACATGTTCATGTAATAGAATTTCAGAAGAGAGGCCTACCGCATGCACACTTCTTAATTATTCTGAAGTCAACTTGCAAGATTACTAATCCAGATCAATATGATGAGATAATATCAGCAGAGATCCCAGATAAAGACAAATACCCTGTACTGCATGCTTTAGTTATTAAGCACATGATGCATGGACCATGCGGAGTTCTCAACAGTAAAAATACTTGCATGGAAAATGGAAGTTGTAGATACCATTATCCACGGACATTCTCAGAGACAACACTACAAGGAAAGGACTCATATCCAATTTATAGACGGAGGGATGATGGTTGTCGAGTTCGCATTAGGGGTGCGGTCTTGGATAATAGATGGGTTGTTCCTTATAGTCCATCTCTACTTATGCGATATAATTGCCATATAAATGTAGAAGTTTGCTCTAGCATTAAGGCCGTTAAATATTTATTTAAATACATCTACAAAGGTCATGATCGCGCATCCTTTGTCATTGAGTCCAGAGGAGATAATGTTTTTATTGATGAGATTCGCGAATATAGGGATGCAAGGTTTATATCACCTCCAGAGGCTATATGGAGGATTTATTCTTTCAATCTAAGTGAGATGTCACCTCCAGTTTTGCAGTTACAGGTCCATTTGCCAAATATGCATCTTGTGCATTATGAAGATTCTGATAATTTGGATAGCGTGTTACGCAGAGAATCATCTTCAAAAACAATGCTTAGTGAATATTTTAGAATGAATTCTGTTGATATTTTTGCAAGGAATTTCTTGTACAAGGAGTTTCCAGAATATTTTGTGTGGGATAGCAGTTGCAAGAATTGGAGACGTCGCAAGCAGAAACGAATTCAGATTGGTAGACTTGTGTCTGCGCACCCTGCTGAAGGAGAGCGTTATTATTTGAGGATACTACTAAATCATGTGAGGGGAGCCAAATCATTTGAGGATCTACGAACTGTTGATGGTGTTATTTTCTCGACATTTAGAGAGGCTGCACAGAGAAGGGGTCTCATTGAGGATGATCGTAGTATTTCTGATTGTCTCAGCGAGGCTGCGGCATTTCAAATGCCATCTGCACTTAGAAGACTTTTTGCAACAATTTCAGTTTTCTACGAGGTAACAAATGTCCTTGAACTGTGGGACAAGCATTTTGAAGCCATGGGTGATGATTTTCGAAGAGAAAATGTAAATCCTGAAGTAATTGATCAGATGGTGCTTAAAGATCTTAGAAGTTTGTTATATTCAATGGGAAAGGACATAAAGAACTTTGACTTGCCCTGCTTATTGGATGATAATGATTTGGAGAGCTTAGATTGGAGAGAATTATATGATGAGATGTTTATTGAGGTTGAGCAGGAACACTTGGATTTGTATAACAAGCTAAACAATGAGCAGCGACTTGCTTTTGATGAGATAATGACTCATGTCTTGCACCAGAAGAGTATGGTTTTTTTCATAGATGGTCCGGGAGGTACAGGAAAAACGTACCTTTATAAGGCTTTGCTCGCTAAAGTGCGATCGATGGGGCGAATAGCTATCGCAACAGCAACGTCAGGCATTGCTGCGTCTATCATGCCTGGCGGTAGAACAGCACATTCCAGGTTCAAAATTCCCATTAATATTCAGGATGACAACATGTGCAACTTCAGTAAACAGAGTGGAACTGCAGAATTACTCACGAGGTCGTCTTTAATAATTTGGGACGAAGTTGCTATGACAAAGCGTCAAGCTGTGAAGGCACTTGATAGATCCCTGCGAGATATCACCGGTTGTGGATCACCCTTTGGAGGAAAAGTAGTAGTGTTTGGAGGTGATTTTAGACAGGTTCTTCTAGTGGTGAGGCATGGCACTAGAGCACAAATTACAGATGCTACACTAAAGAAGTCTTATCTTTGGCAAGACATAAAACATATCAAACTTTGGCGCAATATGAGGGCTTTGTTTGATCCATGGTTCTCTGATTTTCTCCTTAGAATTGGTAACGGTACAGAGGAATCGATTGGTCAAGAATATGTGCGCCTGCCTGAAGAAATTGTTATAGGTTACACGGATTTGAAGGCCTCTGTTAGTAAGTTAATTGATGACATCTTTCCTCTAATGGACAAAAATGGAAACTCACCGTCCTATATTAGTGCACGTGCAATTCTTTCCACAAAGAATGAATATGTGGATGAGTTAAATGATATGCTTATTGACCGATTTCCTGGAGAAGAAAAGGTCTATTACAGTTTTGACTCAGTGGTTGATGATCCACATAATCACTATCAACCTGAGTTCCTAAATTCACTCACACCTAATGGCCTTCCTCCACATATTCTCAGATTGAAGATCAACTGCCCTGTTATTTTGATTCGCAACCTTGATCCTTCTAATGGTTTATGCAATGGTACAAGGCTTATCATTAAGGCATTTCAAGAGAACGCTATTGATGCAGAAATTATTGGCGGACAATATGCTGGGAAGCGAGTGTTCCTTCCACAAATTCCTCTCTATCCTTCTGAGGATGATGTTCTCCCCTTCAAGTTTAAAAGAAAGCAATTTACAATTCGGCTTAGTTTTGCCATGACAATCAACAAAGCCCAAGGTCAAACCATCCCAAATGTTGGCATCTATCTTCCTGAGCCGGTGTTATCTCATGGCCAACTCTATGTCGCTCTGTCTAGAGGGATATCAAGACAAACAACTAGAGTACTTGCAAAACCAAATAAGGATATTGACCCATCAGGGAAAAGCACAAAAAATATTGTCTACAGGGATGTTTTGGTATAA